A portion of the Croceicoccus marinus genome contains these proteins:
- a CDS encoding TonB-dependent receptor: protein MIDPILTGNIVAVTSARARRAAAETSFVAIAASLMLAVPAAAQAGQASTNLPDPNASSATAANPNEAPSADGLQAEGGAVAAGSPEIVVTGFRAALENAVAAKRTRDVVVESISAEDIGKLPDASIAESIARLPGLTSQRVSGRSNQISIRGFAPDFSTTLLNGREQTSTGDNRAVEYDQYPSEVVNQVLVYKTADASLIGQGLSGTVDLRTIRPLEYGRQVVSIGARGTYADAGKLNAGSQDLGYRVSATYVDQFADDTIGVALSASYLDEPYQIQEYNAWGFDTANPAAPGVAVIGGSKSYVTSTTLTRLGLQGTVEWRPTDSITTTFDAFYSDFNDDQIKRGIELPLSYAGTITDANGNTVPKSPLTDAVITDGLVTSGTFNNVEGLVRNDGFERSAKLYSFGWNGRWEGDNGWSAQLDASYSRTDRNEIVLETYGGTGFGPNTGATDTIGFVSGDEGTTFSPTLDYSDPNLILLTDPLGWGGANRQAGYYNDRDIKDEIKQFRAELEKELDVGFLASMRAGVNYTVRTKDLVPTQFFLVLPNDALSQVIPAEYVLESTDVSYLGLGPILSYDPRALLDGGVYDRVPNLTNDVISSAFRVNEDVITAYAQGTIDQEIGEADLTGNFGLQAVFTEQSSSGQVFNGAGFSELERGDDYVDVLPSLNLSLRLPSDWVFRLGAARQMQRPRMDDMRVANGYGYNTQEEIISGTGGNPYLRPIRSNSFDVTVEKYFGNSGYVAAQGFYKDLKSFVYNLEVPFDFAGFPLPTGAPEGTPTLGRNTQPINGEGGSIYGVELASTMQLGDLVAALDGFGVTGGGSYTKTEIVPTPGGEAEDIPGYSRWVLNGTAFFEKWGLNVRGSVRYRSTFVGELSGFGAARTRRRALDETIVDAQVGYDFSSGTLNGMSLFLQGQNLTDAPFVTINGQEASQVIDYQTYGRRFLAGFSYKF from the coding sequence GGAGACCAGCTTCGTGGCGATCGCCGCTTCGCTGATGCTGGCGGTGCCGGCCGCGGCGCAGGCGGGCCAGGCGTCCACCAACCTGCCCGATCCCAACGCCAGTTCCGCCACTGCCGCGAACCCGAACGAGGCGCCCAGCGCCGACGGGCTGCAGGCAGAGGGTGGCGCTGTTGCAGCAGGCTCGCCCGAGATCGTCGTGACAGGCTTCCGCGCCGCGCTGGAAAACGCGGTTGCGGCCAAGCGTACGCGGGACGTGGTGGTGGAATCCATTTCTGCCGAGGACATCGGCAAGCTGCCCGACGCCTCCATCGCTGAATCCATCGCGCGCCTGCCCGGGCTGACCAGCCAGCGCGTCAGCGGCCGATCGAACCAGATCTCCATTCGCGGCTTCGCGCCCGATTTTTCGACCACCCTGCTGAACGGCCGCGAACAGACCTCCACCGGCGACAACCGGGCGGTGGAATATGATCAGTACCCGTCCGAAGTGGTCAACCAGGTGCTCGTCTACAAAACGGCCGACGCCTCGCTGATCGGACAGGGCCTGTCGGGCACGGTCGATCTGCGCACCATCCGCCCGCTGGAATATGGCCGGCAGGTCGTTTCCATCGGGGCACGCGGCACCTATGCCGATGCGGGCAAGCTCAATGCCGGGTCGCAGGACCTGGGCTATCGCGTCAGCGCGACCTATGTCGACCAGTTCGCCGACGACACGATCGGCGTGGCGCTGTCCGCATCCTATCTGGACGAGCCGTACCAGATCCAGGAATACAATGCGTGGGGCTTCGACACTGCTAATCCCGCCGCGCCGGGCGTGGCGGTGATCGGTGGCTCCAAGTCCTACGTCACGTCCACCACGCTGACGCGCCTGGGCCTGCAGGGCACGGTGGAATGGCGCCCGACCGACAGCATCACCACCACCTTCGATGCGTTCTATTCCGATTTCAACGACGACCAGATCAAGCGCGGCATCGAACTGCCGCTCAGCTATGCCGGCACGATCACCGATGCGAACGGCAACACCGTGCCCAAGTCGCCGCTGACCGATGCCGTGATCACCGATGGCCTGGTCACCTCCGGCACGTTCAACAATGTCGAAGGGCTGGTGCGCAATGACGGGTTCGAGCGTAGCGCGAAGCTGTACTCCTTCGGCTGGAACGGCCGCTGGGAAGGCGATAATGGCTGGAGCGCCCAGCTTGATGCCAGCTACTCGCGTACCGACCGGAATGAGATCGTCCTCGAAACATATGGCGGCACCGGCTTCGGGCCCAATACGGGCGCGACCGACACGATCGGCTTCGTTTCCGGCGACGAGGGTACGACATTCAGCCCCACGCTGGATTATTCCGATCCCAACCTGATCCTGCTGACCGATCCGCTGGGCTGGGGCGGCGCGAACCGACAGGCCGGCTACTATAACGACCGCGACATCAAGGACGAGATCAAGCAGTTCCGCGCCGAACTGGAGAAGGAGCTTGATGTCGGATTCCTGGCCAGCATGCGCGCCGGCGTGAACTATACCGTCCGCACGAAGGATCTGGTGCCGACGCAATTCTTCCTGGTGCTGCCCAACGATGCGCTGAGCCAGGTAATCCCGGCCGAATATGTGCTGGAATCGACCGATGTGTCCTATCTGGGGTTGGGGCCGATCCTCAGCTACGATCCGCGCGCCCTGCTGGATGGCGGCGTCTATGACCGGGTGCCGAACCTGACGAATGACGTCATCTCCTCCGCCTTCCGGGTCAACGAGGATGTCATCACCGCCTATGCGCAGGGGACCATCGATCAGGAGATCGGCGAAGCGGACCTGACCGGTAATTTCGGCTTGCAGGCCGTGTTCACGGAACAGTCCTCCTCCGGCCAGGTGTTCAACGGCGCCGGTTTCAGCGAGTTGGAGCGGGGCGACGATTATGTCGATGTGCTGCCCAGTTTGAACCTGTCGCTGCGGCTGCCCAGCGACTGGGTGTTCCGCCTCGGTGCCGCGCGACAGATGCAGCGCCCGCGGATGGACGACATGCGCGTCGCCAATGGCTATGGCTACAACACGCAGGAAGAGATCATCAGCGGGACCGGTGGCAATCCGTATCTGCGACCGATCCGGTCCAATTCGTTCGACGTGACGGTGGAGAAGTACTTCGGCAATAGCGGCTATGTCGCGGCACAGGGTTTCTACAAGGACCTGAAGAGCTTCGTCTACAATCTGGAAGTACCGTTCGACTTCGCCGGATTCCCGCTGCCGACCGGCGCGCCGGAAGGCACGCCGACGCTGGGGCGCAACACGCAACCGATCAATGGCGAAGGCGGCAGCATCTACGGCGTCGAACTCGCCAGCACGATGCAGCTGGGCGACCTGGTCGCCGCGCTGGACGGTTTCGGCGTCACCGGCGGCGGTTCGTACACCAAGACGGAAATTGTCCCGACCCCCGGCGGCGAGGCAGAGGACATTCCCGGCTATTCGCGCTGGGTGCTGAACGGCACCGCGTTCTTTGAGAAGTGGGGCCTGAACGTCCGCGGCTCGGTCCGCTACCGCTCCACCTTCGTGGGCGAGCTGTCGGGCTTCGGCGCGGCGCGCACCCGCCGCCGGGCGCTGGACGAGACGATCGTGGATGCGCAGGTCGGGTACGACTTCTCCTCCGGCACGCTCAACGGCATGTCGCTGTTCCTGCAGGGCCAGAACCTGACGGACGCCCCGTTCGTGACCATCAATGGCCAGGAAGCGTCCCAGGTGATCGATTATCAGACCTATGGTCGCCGGTTCCTGGCCGGGTTCAGCTACAAGTTCTGA